Proteins from one Epinephelus moara isolate mb chromosome 1, YSFRI_EMoa_1.0, whole genome shotgun sequence genomic window:
- the LOC126389756 gene encoding hatching enzyme 1.2-like, whose amino-acid sequence MILQAAVLGVFLCSVHSFTIQDSSEKGDESSGNNNEDEDLGISTLLEKANVNVGKNFDDPLVMYGDIAVPDGFQNADPCTARGCLWPKATDGNVYVPYRISNQYSSREKAIITRGLESFSSFSCIRFRPSRSSDRDWLSIESKDGCYSYVGRRGGKQVVSLARRGCLYHGTIQHELLHALGFNHEQTRSDRDNHIKVLLQNVQSGMEHNFRKIATLNQGTPYDYNSVMQYHKYAFSKNNQPTMLPIPNNNVSFGNAKEMSRNDIARLNTLYGC is encoded by the exons ATGATCCTCCAGGCTGCTGTGCTCGGTGTCTTCCTCTGCTCCGTGCACAGTTTTACCATACAG GACTCTTCTGAAAAGGGTGACGAGTCGTCTG GCAACAACAACGAGGATGAGGATCTCGGTATCTCCACGCTGTTAGAGAAGGCCAATGTTAATGTTG GAAAGAACTTTGACGATCCTCTGGTGATGTATGGAGACATAGCAGTGCCAGACGGTTTCCAGAACGCCGATCCCTGCACAGCACGAGGCTGCCTGTGGCCTAAAGCCACCGATGGCAACGTCTACGTACCCTACCGCATCTCCAACCAGTACT CCTCCCGTGAGAAGGCCATCATCACCCGTGGACTGGAGTCCTTCTCTTCCTTCTCCTGCATCCGCTTCAGGCCCAGCAGGAGCAGCGACCGCGACTGGCTGAGCATCGAGTCCAAGGACGG CTGCTACTCCTACGTCGGCCGTCGTGGTGGTAAGCAGGTGGTGTCTCTGGCCCGTCGTGGATGCCTCTACCATGGAACCATCCAGCACGAGCTGCTCCACGCTCTGGGCTTCAACCACGAACAGACCCGCAGTGACAGGGACAACCACATCAAAGTCCTGCTGCAGAACGTTCAGTCTG gaATGGAGCACAACTTCAGGAAGATCGCCACCCTGAACCAGGGCACTCCCTACGATTACAACTCTGTCATGCAGTACCACAA GTATGCCTTCTCCAAGAACAACCAGCCCACCATGCTCCCCATCCCTAACAACAACGTGTCCTTTGGCAACGCTAAGGAGATGAGTCGCAACGACATCGCCAGGCTCAACACACTCTACGGCTGCT AG